In Anopheles bellator chromosome 2, idAnoBellAS_SP24_06.2, whole genome shotgun sequence, the genomic stretch AGCCGCCCCGGAGCGTCGAGTACGATAGCTGGTCGAAGGCGACCGACTCGTGGAGTAATCGCACCGGCAGTGGAAGCAGCATGGCAAAGGGACACCATCAATCGTCTGATCGAAGGTAGATTGCTGCGGTGAAGAAGTTGTTAGTACGTCCAACGGGTTCTTTAATTGCTCTTTCGCGTCCTCCCTCTTGCAGCTCAATGTCCGGTGCCGGATCTTACCGTCAGCATCACGGCGGAAGATCGAGCGATTCGGTGTCCTCGTCCAACTCGCACGATCATCGCATGACACCGAAAGCGAACTCTTCCAGATATTCATCCAGTGGCCGATCGCCAatgccaccaccgtccgggCCGCCACCAGCCCAGGCCCAGCAGACCCCAAGCGTTTCGCAGACCCTTGGCGACGCAACGCCACTGTGGGACGAGTAAAGTGTCATTCGTGAGCGGTGTGCGACTGCACAATGGATCTTACACTCGTGAGTAACGATCGGTGAAACAATGGACGCCGTAACAAGGAAACATATGATAACAATCAGAGACGTAACGTTAGCGAGTaaggcaacaaaacaattgatCGCAAGAAATATAATATTAGGCAAAGTAAACATGTAAAAACATGTATGGCGTGCAGAATTTGTGTATATGATCTTCCGAAGGCGTCAATAAGCCCCCAGGTTTTTGTCGTTTTGAGTAATATTCACAGTTAGTTCATCCAACACGCTCTAGGGGCTGTGAGGTCGATAGGCTCAAGGCCGCGAAGAAAAGGGCGGCCTGTTGAACGTGTCATCTGCGCACCAGGAAGACGCAGCGGCCCTGTGAGCAGATGGACTGGTGAATCAAGGACGGCAGGCGGTTGTCTTTCGACGAACAATTTACTTACGTGGACTATAAACTGGTTTAAGCAACCACCTGGAACACTCAGACCGTTTCATCCTTGCGCTTTCTTTTGCTTACTTTTTTGTCGAACACCTtaataaaactgtttttttaaGTATCACAACCGGTTAGTGTAGTTCCCGATCAGGTTTTATACAATCAAATCAACgagtgttttcttttgcagtgTGTGATAATTGCCGATAAACCTGTGGCTTTTTGCCTCCATGATCGGAGCAACGTTTCCGACAACCCAACCGAATTCGCCAATAGAACCTTTCTCCCGGAAagccggtttgtttttacttttcctttttggtacgcattttcatcttctctttcctttcggtgcggtgtgtCCTGCTCACTTGGCATTGGCGCGCGTTCAGTCCGCACCGTAGCTAACTGATCATGCACCGGCCGCGTGCTCGCGCTGTGCTAGTGAAACGATATCCATCCCCCAAAAACGGGCCCCATACGTACGGGTGACGTAGCATACCCCAACAAACCGGAATGGGATTTAGGCGTCGGCGGCCGCGGTGTGATCTGCGGTACCCTGGTGGCGGTAGCAAATTCGCTTGAATGATGATGAGACCCAGATCCGCCGATGGTGAACCGCTTTTAACCGGTTCGCAAGGAAAAGACGCGGCGAGGCGGTGCGCGGATTTATCGGAAAAGTGTCAACAAAGTatcggtttttttgtttgttgtgtttgtgtggcgcGGTATGCGGCCACTTTTTTAAgattcttctctctttcttgcgtATTgcagttcgttcgttttctaGTTTTACTTACTGCGCGATGTGTGTTGCTGTGGAGGCcatgttttgttggttttcatCCTTTTGGCCAGCTTTGGCTATCGGCTGGCTCGCGAGCGACCTTTGTACCCTTCGCAAGCGTGATGGCATAAAAATTGGTTTCcaaaattttccattcaccGCCATTTATGTCGCATCAAGTTCAAGTTGTTGCTTTACATTTCGAACTTATAGGAAGATAATtctttatgtttttaaattttttaactATCTTTAATTGTTTCTACAGCACCATTGCGTGTTGCATGACATAAAAAGCAAAGAGGAATTGAAATTGGCAGCATATAACTTCATATTTCTAAGTATACGTGCAACGGTCATTACGGCAACTATCGTAGGAATTCATtgcatgctgctgctccaggTCAAGCAGGTTTGCGGAATTTCCCAAGGTCCAGTTCTCTCCTAATCCTTTGGCAATTGTTTGATTATGCATACACGTTATTCAGTAAGTGACGCAGCGTAGAGAATAACGTTAGAATATGCACGTAAGCACTTCTTTCTGTAGGtacagtttattttattttttattttataagtCATGCCAAATGTTCGCAGTATTGAGTGTATGTATTCGAAAATTGTGAACCATAATTTTATGAGTTCTTCCACCAACAGCAGGTTGAGGATCGTCTTTCGATACGCACCCTACCCTGACCATACACACTTTATGGCCATACGAAGAACGGCATCATCAACCTGTAGAGGTGGTCCCTTGAACCATCCGTCAGCGTTGTTTTACAACTATCTTGTTGTAACAGTGGTGTACTGATTAATTCATCAGTAGGAAACCCGTTCGTGGGACAACCACACAAACcgagcgtggcgtggcggtcTCTATTGGGCTGTGGGgggcggaacggaacgtaGACGTAAAGGCTGCCACCTAACTAGTGGCCGTTTCAAGACGGGAACCAGTTTTTTGATTCGCATTTTTTAGAAAAAGGCGGCAAACTGGCGGCGAGAAAAACCACGAACACGGTCACCACCAGTAAAGATGACCGGCCGCTTCGCCGTCCCTCCGTGTGTGGCCGCACGAACCCGGCGCAGCACTCGTCGTATAAAAGTAAGAGGACTAGGTTCGGAGCCGTCAGTCCGTTGTCCGCAACCGTCGTGTTCTGATTGTTTCACGAGAGTGCAACCATTCCAAATTGGCTGCATGTTGCATTTACTGTCGAATctaagcaaaaaataaattggtgTCAATGTTAATAGTCAAACCAGACTCAACGCTCAAGTTTCTGCCATCCGTGAGGTACATACTTCTTTTTCTCTAACCGATCTTCGGGAGCTATACGTGACACGTGCGTTTAGGAAGTTTTAGGAACTAAGGCCAAAGGAAGACTTCTAGTACTGTTCGCTTCAGATGGCAATAGGAAGCAAGGAAGGTTTCTCCTTCAACTAGCTACCCAGTTCATGAGCCAGTTCGTTCAAATTTAACTCATTTGGTTTAAATTGATCGAATCGAGGATCTTCTCCGATAGTTCATCCTTTCCTACTACACTACGATGTGCAACGAGTGATGTTTAAACCGGTTCCAGATTGCACGCTCCCAGAAGCGTGACTACGTGGAATATAACAGCTCTAGCTTTTCGGGataatttttcctttctttttcgacaTGGCCGTTGCAGTTCAGTCCAATAGGCCAGTGAAATGACACGGGTTAAAGGCACGATCGATACAGGATTTCCGTTGGAGCCGCTTCTTGATTCTAGATTTGGTTGATTAGACATATTGAGTAGCTTCAGTACGAATGCCCATTACGGTTCGTGTAGGTCGGAATGTTGTGTAATGGATTCCATTTAGGACAGTTCCAGGAGAGTTCCTCGCGAAACTATTCGTTGTGCAAAAGTTCAACTTCGTTGCCTAACTCCCGCACGCATTTGTTATTCCTCTTTGCAGGCTCATCAACAACTTGAACATCCGCAAGGGTAGCCGCACGGGAAACTCCGGCAATCATCTTGAGTTCCAGGTGCTCACACAGATCCAGTACGTACCCTGATAGAGTAAcgagccgaaaccgaaagcttCACAATGCAGGACCGTTCGTGCACCGCGACCAAACAGAGCCAAAAGTCTGCCTACAATACGCCCTCGGTTGGCAACATGAAAAAGAGCACGGGTCAAAATCAAAACTCGGCGGCGGATCGCACGAAGACGGGCTCCAATGGAAACTGGGGTCCGCACTTCAAGAATCGGGAACACTTCAACAGTATGCACTTTTGCTGAGCCTTGAGTTagtattttttcaaattccgTTCCGACTGAAACGCGCACCCGGAGGGCCCACTTTAGGGATGGATATGAAAATTATAAAGTCAATAAAACCCCTCTAAGTTATTTTGAACATGCTGGCTTGCGAATCGCATCGTTATACCGTCCTCTGGACGAATTTATGGATCGTTCCAAACTGGCCTGTGATTCTGACTTTGTTTACCAGCGGATTAGGAGTGTGTTGCGTCCCAGAAATGTACGCCGATGGGTACGGTGATTTGAGAAACAAANNNNNNNNNNNNNNNNNNNNNNNNNNNNNNNNNNNNNNNNNNNNNNNNNNNNNNNNNNNNNNNNNNNNNNNNNNNNNNNNNNNNNNNNNNNNNNNNNNNNNNNNNNNNNNNNNNNNNNNNNNNNNNNNNNNNNNNNNNNNNNNNNNNNNNNNNNNNNNNNNNNNNNNNNNNNNNNNNNNNNNNNNNNNNNNNNNNNNNNNCGCATTTCCTCCGGTATGGGGGCGTCCGGAGTTTCCATCAACTTGTCCAGTTGGTAGTTGCGCATGTTCTCGTACAGCCGCTGCAGCGACGTTTTGCGCCCGAGCAGTTGGCACCACATTGAGTCGAACTTGTAGATCTTCCACAGATCATTAATGTTCAGGTCGGGCTGCACGTACTCCTTGCGATAGAAAGCGATGAACGGAACCTCCAGGTGCTGGTTGCGCATAAAGTCGAGTGCCTGTTTGATCTTTGGCACGTTCGAGGGCGGCTTCCGAGTGACGGGGCCCTGATCGGAGACGTGCGGTTTGCAGAACGCTTGGGTGTAGATCCATTCGGCTTCTTCCTCGAGCTCGACCGAACCTTCGGCAACGCCGGTCACCGGCACATCACGAAGTTGCAACCGTTCCGGTATATCGACACGCCGTACCTCATTGTCCAAATCGGTAAAGTGACCCCGCTTCAGTTCACTCGGCTCGTAAATCTCGTAGATCGACTTCTTCAGCGTGCGCTTACGGGAGGCCTGTTTCGCGCCCTTCTTACCACGACCCTCGCCGGCGCTTGGGCGATCCAGCTGATCGAGCTGCTCTTCCTCGTACTCGTCTTCGGCCTCCGAACCTTCCTCATATTCATCGCCATACTTTTCAAACTCATCGTAATCGAAATCCACGCCGAATATGTCCTGCCCCTCCTGCAACGAACTGTGGAGGGCCATAGGCCGTTAGTAACGACCGTCCGTTTACCCATCACCTCCCTCTACTTACGCATCGGTGAAGATGTGCTTCCGCTTCTTGCGCTTATCGCTGATCGGAACTCCGTCGTCATCGACAATAAAGTCGTCTGCGTCCGAttcttcgtcttcctcttcgtcgcCGTAGTGGTCACGTGCGCTCTCCAGCTTATCACGCTGTCCCTCGTGGTCCGAAGTTCGATCTTCATCCTGTGGAACAGCAAGACATTAATATTGGGCTTCTATTGCCAtaaccagcaccaccgctCTTACTTCTTCCGAAGCAGCCTCAAACAGTCGATTTTCGATCGTTTCACGTATCATGCCCTCGTCGCCTGACTCGCCATCGCTTCCATCGTCGTTGGTGAATTTTTTCAACCGCTTGAAGCGTTTCTGTAAGggataataaaataaagttagCGTGCAAGGTTGTAAGACGTGTGTGCCACCTGTAGTAAACTAACCCGTTCGACCTTGACGCCCAAATTCTCTTCGATCAGCTCATAGTCCTCGTCCTCGAGCCGATCGTCTAGCTCGTCGTCGCTTTTCTTGCGTTTCTGATGACCTCCCTCGGACCCATCGTCCGAATCGTCATCGTTATCACTCTCCTCGATCGGATTATCGTCGATCAGATCCTTCAGTTCCTCACGTAACCGTTCTTCGTCGTCTGGAATCGATGCAGTATGTCTCGTGAGTGCATTGTATCGTAAGGACTTATGCAATAAATGCTCCTATTTCGCTACCCAATGCACTGCGCCATTCACCGTTTTAGTGCCCGACAGTTGCCATCAACATTGTTCTCGCCGTCTGCGTTTGAATTCACATAACCGGTACAACCTGTTCCGGCCGTCACGATAGATTTTCGTTCGGCGGGAATTACGCGATGGCGGCGCACATTCAGCGGATGCAACACTATGCAAATCGAGTGAATTATACACGTGAATTATACCGTACTTTACGCCTTTTGCCAGTTTTACAAGGCATCCCCGTAAATGAAGTGGTtccgataaaaataaacccgtCATTGCGCAAACTGGTTAAATCCAGTTGGGAACCGTTGCAACTGCAACAATGAAGACGCCTGCGTTTCCGTGTGGCCATATAAAGAACGTGTCAGTCCGTCGAACATCAGTTACCCGGCAAACGATCCGTACGACAGATGGCTTTATGGATGGTTTCCATACTAAATGACCTCTAATGGGTTCGTTGTACTGTTTTTGCTGTGCCCTTTTCGATTCACAGAGATCCGccattcgtttgttgtttctgccTTGTAGCCACTAAACATCGTTGAAAAGTTTAGGACACACGTCTTGATTCTAAACGGCTTCAACTTTCCACTAACAGCTTACTTGGATAAATAGGTTTGGTGGCTCTACCGTCCCTTTAAGTGAAATTAAATGACGAATCTGGTGAATCGTTCACTGAAAATTGTCCAAAGGTCATCTTACGGGACTTGCGTTTATGATAGGACATTCAGCTGTATCACAGACATTCGATCGTATATGTCAATTCtttctcgaactcgaacttTCGTAAACATCCTGAATTGAACACTTAAAAGACGACTTTTGAACGAACGGGATTCTAAATCCTAGTTAAGCCTACAACTTAATACCTTTTTCTTATGAGTAAGGAATGTCCATTTTTAAGAGACAGTTGCACACTAattcagtttttcttttaaataaagcaaaattGCGAAGTGCGAATTACGAACTGTCGGCTGCACTGTTAACTCTTGCCCAAGCACACTCACcatcctcctcgtcctcgctgTCTGACACGGCTTTATTTTTCCTGAGCTTTTTGCGCTCATGCGGTTCCAACTCCTCCTCATCCTGCAAAAGCGAAAAACCAAATCAGAAACATCTCGTGTGTTGTCAATAAACAGCCCTTCGTTAACCCGGACTTCTTCCCTATGGGACGAAAAAATGCGTGCTCTTCTTAGAAACCTTTACCCGGTGACAGTTCGATAATGGGTGcagaagaacaagaagaagaagaaagctCGATCGAAGGAGCATCCGACTTTCGGGGGCTTTCTTACCTCGCTCTCCTCGGCTTCCGAATCGATAAAATCGGCCATTTCTCGTCGGATTCACTTGGTGCGGGGGTCCGTCACAACCGTTACAGGGAAGCTATGGCGCAGGAGAAGCAACTACCACGCTTCCCGTTACCCGCCCCTTCGCCCCTTGTCCACAACGTCCTCACACCACCTTTGAGACGCTTCCTTTGGACGCCTTTGAGAGCGTACCCTGCACCTGCCGCAACCCGCCGTGGGTTGTTGATGCTTGCCGCGCTCGGAACGGACCGACCAGAAAACGATTTCTGCAGACCAAGCCGCCTTcgatgcggatgatgatgcggcGATGATGTGACGGTGTACCGTGCGTGGACACGGTACGAACGAAGGACGCCACTTTTTACCCACCCATTGGTCGTCGGTGGACCCTCTAACGAAACAAGGCACGCGCCTTTACACGATCCCGTGAAGAAACGCAGAATAGTCCGtacttttccccgtttttaaCACCGAATAAAATGGAACACACCTCCTGTTTCTTCGCTTGCAGAGTGAGTGACGTTTggcttgaaatgaaaaatgccacAGTTGATCGAGGCTTCTGCCGTCCACCGAAAATTCTATGCTCTATAAAGGTACCGTAATTGCTGATGCGTTAACGGAAAGCTAGCACaacagaaaacataaaacaggtCACGTTCACAAACTGTTGCACTTCAAGCATTCAAGCACATTTTTATAGCGATCCCGAGGCctatgttttggttttcattcGCATCACCGTCGAAAACAATGATGGCCCGCACGAATCGTTGAGTTTTCTTCGTTGCGTTGAGTTGAGAAACCAAATTTTatatgaaaaactaaacctATGTTTAAGTTACCACGAGCGCGCCCACTAGCGTTCGGTGAAGGGACCGCATAATATGTCGTTCCCTTTATTATGACAAATTTCTTTCAAAGGATTTGTACCATTTCCTGCATTTTACATGTGCGAAGAATGTGTACCTGACTCGATCGCGCGATCCGCCTGTATATACGTGTATCGAACAGAAAGGCTGTTTTGGCAGCACTGTCGCATTGGCCGCGCATCGACCGAACTCATTTGATGCAGATAATTATTGAAGCGAATTCTATTACAATCCCCTGGCGATCCCCTGATCTTCAGTTCCTGCCCGAATAATACCACAAACGTCTGCAATGGAATCGCGCTTTTCAACCTCTTCCTCTCGAAAcgggtttttaaattttctatcAACAGCGCTCTCTGGTTGTCGCTAATGGAAGCACCCGGCCATTGTGCGCCagtgagaaaaagaaagagaaaaaagaaagaaagagtgctgtgtttttttgttgataaacgtcaaaaatacaaaaattttatattttcgtCGCGAATTAAGGCCCGTTCATTGTGCAGCGCACGTTCGCCCAGCCGCCGACGCCAGTGAAATATGCGAAGGTAAATGCGCCCAGGGCTTACCCATATCCGCTCGTGTTGCAGCGCAGTGCGTCCG encodes the following:
- the LOC131210110 gene encoding uncharacterized protein LOC131210110; protein product: MLIVKPDSTLKFLPSVRLINNLNIRKGSRTGNSGNHLEFQVLTQIQYVP